The following are from one region of the Salicibibacter kimchii genome:
- a CDS encoding DUF378 domain-containing protein, whose translation MSGLQRTALIIAIIGAVNWGLIGFFGFDLVAAIFGGQSAVFARVIYAIVGLAGLYCISLLFIPQEQTQQSPEPQR comes from the coding sequence ATGAGCGGCTTACAACGCACGGCTCTTATTATAGCAATTATCGGCGCAGTCAACTGGGGGTTGATCGGATTCTTCGGTTTTGACTTAGTTGCAGCGATTTTCGGCGGTCAAAGCGCGGTGTTTGCACGGGTCATCTACGCCATCGTCGGTCTCGCCGGCCTCTATTGTATTTCCCTTCTTTTTATTCCCCAAGAACAAACGCAACAAAGTCCCGAACCACAAAGATGA
- the yugI gene encoding S1 domain-containing post-transcriptional regulator GSP13, translating into MSVAEYEVGSIVEGKVTGVKPFGAFVALDDKNQGLVHISEVAHGYVKDINDVLSVGEEVKVKVKSVEPDSGKISLSIRATQPAPEGGEGRRGGGRGPKKQQENKNQGFNTLEDKLKDWLKESNEIHADLNKRARK; encoded by the coding sequence ATGTCTGTAGCAGAGTACGAAGTTGGCAGCATTGTTGAAGGTAAGGTGACGGGTGTTAAACCGTTCGGAGCATTCGTTGCACTTGATGATAAAAATCAGGGACTTGTTCATATTTCCGAAGTAGCCCATGGCTACGTGAAAGATATTAATGACGTGCTTTCCGTTGGTGAGGAAGTTAAAGTGAAAGTGAAGTCCGTAGAACCTGACTCCGGCAAGATTTCCCTGTCCATTCGAGCCACTCAACCCGCGCCGGAAGGCGGCGAAGGCCGACGCGGCGGGGGACGCGGGCCGAAAAAGCAACAGGAAAACAAAAATCAAGGGTTTAATACCTTGGAAGACAAACTCAAAGATTGGTTGAAAGAGTCCAATGAAATCCACGCCGATCTTAACAAACGCGCCCGTAAATAA
- a CDS encoding sodium-dependent transporter, translating to MATDHWTSRVGFILAAAGSAIGLGTVWRLPYVAGTEGGGAFFLIFLVLLLTMGTALLLAEFILGRHTQEGAINAYKRVAPKGQWQWIGILGMVAAFLLLSFYSVVGGWVIAYLVRSFSGQVTNPPDGDYTALFASITANPWEVGAAHLAFMIMTILVVQKGIRKGIEKASVYMMPALFILFAVLVVRSLTLDGAWEGVVFFLQPDLSAVTGETLLTALGQAFFSLSLGVSVMVTYSSYLGKNDNLPRSAWSVVLLTILIAFMAGLAIFPGVFAFDLQPDEGPELIFTILPAVFGEMAFGGLFFTLFMILMLFATLTSAFSLVEIIVKPLIRGREEKRVKMTWIVGLLIFAMGIPSNLSFGVLSDWHVFGDIFFNQVDYLVSNVLLPIGAFLISVFVSWRMRKEDLQEEMLRGSNRGIVFFNTWLLATRYIVPIAIVVVFIFMI from the coding sequence ATGGCCACGGATCATTGGACATCACGGGTTGGATTTATTTTAGCTGCAGCGGGGTCAGCAATTGGCTTAGGGACCGTTTGGCGCCTTCCCTATGTCGCGGGCACAGAGGGAGGAGGCGCTTTTTTTCTCATTTTTCTCGTGCTTTTATTAACAATGGGAACGGCTTTGTTGCTGGCCGAATTTATCCTCGGGCGGCATACACAGGAAGGGGCAATTAACGCCTATAAACGTGTGGCTCCCAAAGGCCAATGGCAATGGATCGGAATTTTGGGGATGGTTGCTGCCTTCTTGCTTTTATCTTTTTATAGTGTCGTCGGGGGTTGGGTCATCGCTTACCTCGTGCGAAGTTTCAGCGGCCAAGTGACCAACCCCCCGGACGGGGATTACACCGCCCTGTTCGCATCGATCACCGCGAACCCTTGGGAAGTGGGGGCGGCCCATCTTGCCTTTATGATTATGACGATTCTCGTCGTGCAAAAAGGGATTCGCAAAGGAATTGAAAAAGCAAGCGTATATATGATGCCGGCGTTGTTTATTCTCTTCGCTGTGCTCGTCGTTCGCTCCCTCACGCTTGACGGTGCTTGGGAAGGCGTCGTGTTCTTCTTGCAACCTGATTTATCGGCCGTAACCGGTGAAACGCTGCTGACAGCCCTTGGACAAGCGTTCTTTTCCCTCAGCCTCGGTGTTTCTGTAATGGTTACATACAGTTCTTATTTAGGAAAAAATGACAACTTGCCACGGTCCGCATGGTCTGTTGTGTTGCTTACGATTCTCATCGCATTTATGGCGGGGCTCGCGATCTTTCCCGGTGTATTTGCGTTTGATTTGCAACCGGATGAAGGACCTGAGCTTATCTTCACCATTTTACCGGCGGTATTCGGAGAGATGGCTTTCGGAGGTCTCTTCTTTACGCTTTTTATGATATTAATGCTGTTCGCCACGTTGACGTCTGCATTTTCACTCGTGGAAATCATCGTCAAACCTTTGATTCGCGGGAGAGAAGAAAAACGTGTGAAAATGACGTGGATTGTCGGCTTGCTCATTTTCGCGATGGGAATCCCTTCAAATCTATCCTTCGGCGTTTTGTCAGATTGGCACGTGTTTGGGGATATCTTTTTTAATCAAGTCGACTACCTGGTTAGCAACGTTTTACTGCCTATCGGCGCGTTTCTCATCTCGGTATTTGTTTCTTGGAGAATGCGAAAAGAAGATTTGCAGGAAGAAATGCTGCGTGGAAGCAACAGAGGAATTGTGTTTTTTAACACTTGGTTATTGGCAACTCGTTACATCGTGCCGATAGCTATTGTAGTTGTTTTTATCTTTATGATTTAA
- the htpX gene encoding protease HtpX: protein MGKRIGLFILTNILILTTVAIVWSLITSFTNIDGSFQTSDGVLGINVLSLMIFSLLLGFGGSLFSLAISRWVAKKMMRVKVLDPEENLNRAERAIVENVHRMARSAGLAHMPEVGVYQSKEVNAFATGPSKKRSLVAVSSGLLQEMDQDAVEGVIAHEVAHVDNGDMVTMTLLQGIVNTFVVFLSRVAAIILSRFVRPELQFIVQLAAIIILQILFSILGSLVVNAYSRHREFHADRGGADFAGKDKMTHALRSLQRYTSRAQIDDHTDDSALQTMKINGKGGFVQLFSSHPDLQDRIDRLQQS from the coding sequence GTGGGGAAAAGAATCGGTCTTTTTATTTTAACGAACATTCTCATCCTAACGACGGTGGCCATCGTTTGGTCGTTGATTACATCGTTCACGAATATCGATGGATCTTTTCAAACCAGCGACGGCGTTTTGGGAATTAATGTCCTCTCCTTGATGATTTTTAGTTTATTGCTCGGTTTTGGGGGCTCCTTATTTTCCCTGGCCATTTCTCGTTGGGTCGCTAAAAAAATGATGCGTGTAAAAGTGTTGGATCCTGAAGAAAACTTGAACCGGGCGGAACGTGCCATCGTAGAAAACGTACATCGAATGGCAAGAAGCGCGGGGCTTGCTCATATGCCCGAGGTTGGGGTCTATCAATCAAAAGAAGTGAATGCTTTCGCAACCGGTCCTTCAAAAAAACGGTCCCTCGTTGCAGTATCTTCCGGATTATTGCAAGAAATGGACCAAGATGCCGTGGAAGGGGTTATTGCCCACGAAGTCGCTCACGTAGACAACGGGGATATGGTAACGATGACGCTACTGCAAGGGATCGTCAACACATTTGTCGTCTTTTTATCCCGCGTGGCCGCGATTATTTTATCGCGTTTTGTACGCCCGGAGCTCCAATTTATCGTTCAATTGGCTGCCATCATCATTTTGCAAATCCTCTTCTCGATTCTCGGTAGCCTTGTCGTTAACGCGTATTCTCGCCACCGAGAATTTCATGCGGACCGAGGCGGGGCTGATTTTGCAGGCAAAGACAAAATGACGCATGCCCTGCGCTCGCTGCAAAGGTATACCTCCCGTGCACAAATCGATGATCATACGGATGATTCCGCACTACAGACGATGAAAATTAATGGGAAAGGCGGGTTCGTTCAATTATTCTCTTCTCACCCGGATCTACAGGATCGCATTGACCGTTTGCAGCAATCATAA
- a CDS encoding siderophore ABC transporter substrate-binding protein, whose protein sequence is MGKQLFGLLTGISITAVLTACGGENNNEAAGEDEHSSQEEITVEHDLGETNVPKNPETVVSFDFGLTDSIRELGGSVSGIPKAGAIPEYLSELESDEYEDVGDFFEPNFELINEMQPDVIFISGRTADHYEELSEIAPTIHMAVDNEDYMGSLEENVTTLGEILDAEEEAENQLDDIQTRISEVSETVNEADENGLILSVDDGSASAYGSGSRFGIIHDELDVAPADENIDAETHGQNVSFEYIADVDPDNLFVLDRGATVGSDEEASLNAILDNELVNATAAAQNDNMIQMTGDYWYLSYGGIESTHQMINEVEDGFEES, encoded by the coding sequence ATGGGTAAACAGCTATTCGGATTACTCACAGGTATATCCATTACTGCCGTACTTACCGCATGTGGCGGAGAAAACAATAATGAAGCAGCGGGCGAAGATGAACATTCATCACAGGAAGAGATCACCGTGGAGCATGACTTAGGAGAAACGAATGTGCCGAAAAATCCGGAAACAGTCGTCTCCTTTGATTTTGGCTTAACAGACTCCATTCGTGAATTAGGAGGAAGTGTCAGCGGCATACCAAAAGCGGGAGCTATTCCGGAGTATTTATCCGAATTAGAAAGTGATGAATACGAAGATGTAGGGGATTTCTTTGAACCCAACTTTGAACTGATTAATGAAATGCAACCGGACGTGATTTTTATTTCCGGCCGGACCGCCGACCATTATGAAGAACTTAGCGAAATTGCCCCTACCATTCACATGGCCGTTGATAACGAAGATTATATGGGATCTTTGGAGGAGAATGTCACCACATTAGGGGAGATCCTTGACGCTGAGGAAGAAGCAGAAAATCAACTGGACGATATTCAAACAAGAATATCCGAGGTTAGTGAAACGGTGAATGAAGCTGACGAAAATGGTTTAATTCTTTCTGTCGATGATGGGTCGGCAAGTGCTTACGGTTCAGGTTCCCGCTTTGGAATTATCCATGATGAACTTGATGTCGCTCCTGCTGATGAAAACATTGATGCAGAAACGCATGGCCAAAATGTGTCTTTTGAGTATATTGCTGATGTAGATCCGGATAATCTGTTCGTATTGGATCGCGGCGCAACCGTCGGAAGCGACGAAGAAGCAAGTTTAAATGCCATCCTTGATAATGAACTCGTAAACGCAACCGCGGCTGCTCAAAATGACAACATGATTCAAATGACCGGTGATTATTGGTATTTAAGTTATGGCGGGATAGAATCCACGCATCAAATGATTAACGAAGTGGAAGACGGTTTTGAAGAATCATAG
- a CDS encoding FixH family protein produces MCKRFSSMNIKMTVLGSSLLIFLAACGGDEEQTEEAPGSTEAIDVEVTMPEEMDTGDHLLETRVTQEDEAVTDADEVVFEVWEDGNKEDSDMIEKETEDDGVYSADYTFEENGIYLVQPHVTARGMHSMPIHPIFVGDVDQEEIDAFDEDDMDHESDFMDDHDDHDHDH; encoded by the coding sequence TTGTGTAAGAGATTTTCCAGTATGAATATAAAAATGACGGTACTTGGCAGCAGCCTTCTCATTTTCCTTGCTGCTTGCGGAGGAGACGAAGAGCAAACAGAAGAAGCCCCGGGCTCCACGGAAGCGATCGACGTGGAAGTGACAATGCCTGAAGAAATGGACACGGGCGACCACTTGCTGGAGACACGAGTGACGCAAGAAGATGAGGCGGTTACAGATGCGGATGAAGTCGTTTTCGAAGTCTGGGAAGACGGGAACAAAGAAGACAGTGATATGATCGAAAAAGAAACGGAAGATGACGGGGTCTACAGTGCCGACTATACATTTGAGGAGAACGGTATTTATCTTGTACAACCTCACGTGACGGCCCGGGGCATGCATTCGATGCCTATCCATCCTATATTTGTCGGAGATGTAGATCAAGAAGAAATCGATGCGTTTGATGAAGACGACATGGATCACGAAAGTGATTTCATGGACGACCATGACGATCACGATCACGATCACTAA
- a CDS encoding tetraprenyl-beta-curcumene synthase family protein codes for MTKSIPSNPLRVLQRAKKETLPKAHQQLESWKREGQNIKDKEIREQAIWTLSDKTFHCEGGSILGLLAGDNQDAYIQFMVAYQSICDYLDTLCDKNDSHNPDDFRAMHQALLDSLEPYEQMGDYYQYRTDFEDDGYLKKMVTRCREAIVQFPGFSAMKEDMKEVSQYYIDFQVYKHVEEDRREDLLFGYYNENKDLAPGMRWYEFSCAVASTLALYCLAAYAASGPTTKEESKRMKAAYFPWVQGLHIMLDYFIDQEEDLQENEMNFVAYYKSTEDMLERFKYIDREATKRLKGLPDEKFHLMIKKGLYALYLSDSKVKTNETFKKDAKEIIKLGGKQASFFVQNLWIFKRTV; via the coding sequence GTGACTAAATCTATTCCTTCAAACCCTTTAAGGGTTTTGCAAAGGGCGAAAAAAGAAACGCTGCCGAAAGCCCATCAACAACTTGAGTCTTGGAAAAGAGAAGGCCAGAACATAAAAGATAAAGAAATTCGTGAGCAGGCGATCTGGACCTTAAGTGATAAAACATTCCATTGTGAAGGCGGGAGTATTTTAGGCTTACTGGCCGGGGATAACCAGGATGCTTACATTCAATTTATGGTGGCTTATCAATCCATTTGTGATTATTTGGACACCCTTTGCGATAAAAATGATTCCCATAACCCCGATGATTTTCGTGCCATGCACCAAGCGTTATTGGATAGTTTGGAACCATATGAGCAGATGGGCGATTATTATCAATACAGAACGGACTTTGAAGATGACGGCTACCTGAAAAAAATGGTCACTCGTTGTAGGGAAGCAATTGTCCAGTTTCCCGGTTTTTCCGCCATGAAAGAGGATATGAAAGAAGTATCCCAGTACTATATTGATTTCCAAGTGTATAAACATGTGGAAGAAGACCGGCGGGAGGATTTATTATTTGGCTACTACAACGAAAACAAGGATTTGGCCCCGGGCATGCGCTGGTATGAGTTTTCCTGTGCGGTTGCTTCAACACTCGCTTTGTATTGCCTCGCGGCATATGCGGCAAGCGGCCCAACAACAAAAGAAGAGTCTAAACGTATGAAAGCAGCCTATTTCCCCTGGGTTCAAGGATTGCATATTATGCTTGATTACTTTATTGATCAGGAAGAGGACCTTCAAGAAAATGAAATGAATTTTGTAGCGTACTATAAAAGTACAGAGGATATGCTGGAGCGATTTAAATACATCGATCGTGAAGCGACAAAAAGACTGAAAGGGTTACCTGATGAGAAATTTCATCTAATGATAAAGAAAGGTTTATATGCGCTTTATTTATCCGATAGCAAGGTTAAGACAAACGAGACGTTTAAAAAAGATGCGAAAGAAATCATCAAACTCGGTGGAAAACAGGCATCCTTTTTTGTCCAAAACCTTTGGATTTTCAAAAGAACCGTTTAA
- a CDS encoding aminotransferase, translating to MSQNTMQPGTKNNRLSRAVSNIKPSGIRRFFDLAANMEDCISLGVGEPDFVTPWNVREASMAALEQGYTSYTSNAGMFELRAAISEYMHERFNVGYDPKEEIIVTVGASEAIDLAVRATVDPGDEVLVVTPAFVSYEPLVTLSGAVPVPVPADASTDFKLAKERLEAAITDRSRAIILSFPNNPTGAVMNDIELQAIAEVAEAHDLLVFSDEIYAELSYDTAHTAFSALEHMRDRTVLISGFSKAFAMTGWRLGFVCAPPDITQAMLKIHQYSLMCAPTQAQHGALEALRNGRDVVEKMTNSYRARRNYIVHALNEAGLSCRFPGGSFYAFPSVEATGMDDETFAEQLLVEEKVAVVPGSVFGKGGEGHVRCSYATSMTALQTATARIEAFVHRHAR from the coding sequence ATGAGTCAAAACACAATGCAACCGGGAACGAAAAATAATCGGCTTTCACGGGCGGTTTCTAACATTAAACCTTCAGGCATTCGACGTTTCTTTGATTTGGCCGCAAATATGGAAGATTGCATATCCTTAGGGGTAGGCGAACCGGATTTTGTAACGCCGTGGAATGTACGGGAAGCCTCCATGGCAGCCTTGGAACAAGGATATACCTCCTACACGTCGAACGCGGGAATGTTTGAATTACGTGCAGCTATCAGCGAATATATGCATGAGCGTTTTAACGTGGGTTATGACCCGAAAGAGGAAATTATTGTTACGGTAGGAGCCAGCGAGGCCATTGATCTTGCCGTACGAGCAACCGTTGACCCGGGGGATGAAGTGTTGGTGGTAACCCCTGCCTTCGTTTCGTATGAACCGTTGGTGACCCTTTCAGGGGCGGTGCCCGTGCCGGTTCCAGCTGATGCTTCCACTGATTTTAAACTGGCAAAAGAACGTCTGGAAGCGGCGATCACCGATCGAAGCCGCGCGATCATCCTTTCTTTCCCAAACAACCCAACCGGAGCAGTCATGAACGATATTGAGCTCCAAGCGATTGCGGAGGTAGCGGAAGCCCATGATTTGCTCGTTTTCTCCGATGAAATTTACGCGGAACTTAGTTATGACACGGCGCATACGGCTTTCTCGGCACTTGAGCATATGCGGGACAGAACCGTGTTAATTTCCGGTTTTTCCAAAGCATTTGCCATGACAGGCTGGCGGCTTGGTTTCGTTTGTGCGCCTCCCGATATTACGCAGGCGATGCTGAAAATTCATCAGTATTCGCTCATGTGTGCGCCTACACAGGCGCAACATGGCGCATTGGAAGCATTGCGTAACGGGAGAGATGTTGTGGAAAAAATGACGAACAGTTATCGCGCCCGTCGTAATTACATTGTGCACGCGTTAAATGAGGCGGGACTTTCCTGCCGTTTTCCCGGAGGGTCTTTTTACGCGTTTCCATCGGTAGAAGCAACGGGAATGGATGATGAAACATTTGCCGAACAACTGCTCGTAGAGGAGAAAGTAGCGGTAGTGCCGGGATCGGTATTCGGAAAGGGCGGCGAAGGTCACGTTCGTTGTTCATACGCAACGTCCATGACCGCCCTACAAACAGCAACCGCCCGCATTGAAGCGTTTGTCCATCGACATGCCAGATAA
- a CDS encoding Lrp/AsnC family transcriptional regulator, with the protein MTKDKELELIRILEHHGRIGTDVLAKMLDENEDDVKKCMKKLEDEKVILSYATLIDWNKVTTEDHIAAMIDVKVTPQREVGFDEVAARIQRFPEVTALYLMSGTYDLSVMVEGQTMEGVARFVSRKLSTLDAVLSTTTHFRLKKYKHDGVIFNQDEKDRRMVVSP; encoded by the coding sequence GTGACAAAAGATAAAGAACTGGAGTTAATCCGTATCCTTGAACATCATGGGCGCATAGGAACGGATGTGCTTGCAAAGATGTTGGATGAAAACGAAGATGATGTAAAAAAATGTATGAAAAAATTGGAAGATGAAAAGGTTATTTTGAGCTATGCAACATTAATTGATTGGAATAAAGTCACGACGGAAGATCACATTGCCGCCATGATCGATGTGAAAGTTACCCCTCAGCGTGAGGTCGGTTTTGATGAAGTGGCTGCACGTATTCAGCGTTTCCCTGAAGTCACCGCCCTATACTTGATGTCGGGGACGTATGATCTTTCCGTGATGGTTGAAGGGCAAACGATGGAAGGGGTTGCCCGTTTCGTGTCCAGAAAGCTGTCTACATTGGATGCAGTACTATCAACGACCACGCATTTTCGATTAAAAAAATACAAGCATGACGGCGTTATTTTTAATCAAGATGAAAAAGATCGCCGTATGGTGGTGTCACCATGA
- a CDS encoding cysteine hydrolase family protein: MKGYISDYHKEPTVALLIIDMINDLEFAQGKKLYEPMRAAANQIATLKAQAKSFHVPVIYVNDNYGYWQSDFKELVNHCLSENVRGQEIARMLPPADEDYFVLKPQFSGFFYTPLDLLLRYLNVRTLILTGASGNMCVQFTANDAYMRGYKTIVPRDCIASAHKHENEEAIQMMENVLGVNTAPVAELSMRHVITEAQAYYEDT, translated from the coding sequence ATGAAAGGATATATTAGTGATTATCATAAAGAACCGACCGTTGCATTGCTCATCATCGATATGATCAACGACCTGGAGTTTGCACAGGGAAAAAAATTGTATGAACCCATGCGAGCTGCAGCCAACCAAATTGCAACACTAAAAGCGCAGGCGAAGTCGTTTCATGTCCCTGTTATTTACGTCAACGACAATTATGGGTATTGGCAAAGTGACTTTAAGGAACTTGTTAACCATTGCCTTTCCGAAAACGTCCGCGGACAAGAGATTGCACGCATGCTTCCGCCGGCGGATGAAGATTATTTTGTGTTAAAGCCGCAGTTTTCCGGGTTTTTTTATACTCCGCTCGATCTTTTGTTACGCTACCTAAACGTGCGCACGTTGATTTTAACCGGGGCTTCCGGGAATATGTGCGTCCAGTTCACCGCGAACGATGCATATATGCGGGGGTATAAAACGATCGTCCCCCGCGATTGCATTGCTTCGGCTCATAAACATGAAAATGAAGAAGCCATTCAAATGATGGAAAATGTGCTGGGAGTAAACACAGCGCCGGTAGCCGAGCTATCGATGCGGCACGTCATCACCGAGGCACAGGCGTATTATGAGGATACGTGA
- a CDS encoding S-ribosylhomocysteine lyase, translating to MEARVESFELDHTKVKAPYVRHAGTQKVGSDGIVHKFDLRFAQPNVTNMTPPVIHTLEHLLALNIRGYAEAYDHFEIIDLSPMGCQTGFYLIVNGPAEVPEIIDILEKTLKAGLEYDYVPAATEEQCGQAKLHDLDEAKTWMRDWLKQERGDLEEVF from the coding sequence ATGGAAGCGCGTGTTGAAAGTTTCGAGCTTGACCATACAAAAGTGAAAGCACCTTATGTCCGTCATGCTGGCACGCAAAAGGTAGGCAGTGACGGAATCGTTCATAAATTCGATCTTCGTTTTGCCCAGCCGAATGTGACGAACATGACGCCGCCGGTGATTCATACACTTGAACACTTGTTAGCATTGAACATCCGTGGTTATGCAGAAGCTTATGACCATTTTGAAATCATTGATCTGTCCCCGATGGGATGCCAGACAGGATTCTACTTGATTGTCAACGGTCCGGCCGAAGTCCCGGAGATCATCGATATTTTGGAAAAGACGTTAAAAGCGGGACTGGAATATGACTATGTCCCCGCTGCCACCGAAGAACAATGCGGGCAAGCGAAGCTCCATGATTTAGATGAGGCAAAAACGTGGATGCGGGATTGGCTTAAACAAGAGCGCGGAGATCTGGAAGAAGTTTTTTAA